The proteins below come from a single Lentimicrobiaceae bacterium genomic window:
- a CDS encoding carboxypeptidase regulatory-like domain-containing protein, translating into MKTFLTFAFSLAFFIVSAQVSIKEADVDQLFNSKGEIYFALPHSGSSAGQLTNLISIDNVRGDTVFAYANRKEFVKLQNAGERSFILLKHPGTLINPVMSSDLRQIQEWDSYPTYTAYEQMMEQFAADYPSICSLHTIAVLPSGRKILAVRITDNVNIDEDEPEFLYTSTMHGDETTGYILNLRLIDYLLSNYGQNARVTNMVNNIDIWINPLANPDGTYAGGNNSVYGAMRYNANYVDLNRNYPDPEDGPHPDGEAWQPETIGFMNFAENHSFVMSANFHGGAEVINYPWDTWSRLAADNNWWVMVSREYADTCHVNSPAGYMTYLNNGITNGYAWYTTAGCRQDYMNYFQQCRECTIELSDTKLLQANQLPSLWNYNYRSLLNYIEQSNYGVRGIVTDTVTGEPLKAQVFIFGHDMDSSMVFTSLPVGDYHRLLKAGTYNLTFSAPGYNPKTINNVVVTDKNTVRLDVQLWNGAASASFTSSDTITHAGGTIQFFDNSTGNPTSRLWTFEGGNIATSTLPDPIVTYNEPGEYEVKLFVSNAMGGNELVKQDYITVTPDYYIGNLNPTTCFARFYDSKGPESDYQAGENSVTTITAADNTRVLRISFTSLDIESSEGCVNDVLNIYDGPDTNAPLLMSVCGSEIPDDILSSVGGGSVTFEFKSNGSINGAGWSAIVKCDSGVGISEKPESTLRIYPNPVANGEVNIESAEPVEWIEILDFAGRVVYKTSVNTSKTSIATESLKTGLYLVNVKTRNGISKNKLQVIGQ; encoded by the coding sequence ATGAAAACTTTTTTAACCTTCGCTTTTTCTTTAGCGTTTTTTATCGTTTCTGCCCAGGTTTCGATTAAAGAGGCTGATGTTGATCAACTTTTTAACTCAAAAGGTGAGATTTATTTTGCGCTTCCTCATTCGGGCAGTAGTGCTGGCCAACTAACAAATTTAATTAGCATTGACAATGTCAGAGGCGATACTGTTTTTGCTTATGCAAACCGCAAAGAATTCGTAAAACTTCAAAATGCAGGAGAGCGGAGTTTTATACTGCTCAAACACCCGGGCACATTAATCAACCCGGTTATGTCGTCAGATTTAAGACAAATTCAAGAATGGGATTCATACCCAACCTATACGGCATATGAGCAAATGATGGAGCAATTCGCTGCTGACTACCCCTCAATCTGTTCACTTCATACAATTGCTGTATTGCCCAGCGGTCGTAAAATACTTGCAGTTAGGATTACTGACAATGTAAATATTGATGAAGATGAGCCTGAATTCTTATATACATCTACCATGCACGGAGATGAAACAACCGGTTATATTCTGAATTTAAGACTTATTGACTACCTGCTTTCAAATTATGGTCAGAATGCCAGAGTGACCAATATGGTAAACAATATTGATATATGGATTAATCCTTTGGCAAATCCCGATGGAACATACGCCGGGGGAAATAATTCAGTTTACGGTGCAATGCGTTACAATGCAAACTATGTAGACCTTAACAGAAATTATCCTGATCCGGAAGATGGCCCGCACCCTGATGGTGAAGCATGGCAGCCAGAAACCATAGGTTTTATGAATTTTGCTGAAAATCACAGTTTTGTAATGTCGGCAAACTTTCACGGAGGTGCCGAAGTTATCAATTACCCGTGGGATACATGGAGCCGGCTTGCTGCCGACAATAACTGGTGGGTGATGGTGAGCCGTGAATACGCTGATACCTGCCATGTAAATAGTCCGGCAGGTTATATGACCTATCTTAACAACGGAATTACTAACGGATATGCATGGTACACAACTGCTGGATGCAGACAGGATTATATGAATTATTTTCAGCAATGCAGAGAATGTACGATTGAACTTTCAGATACAAAGTTATTACAGGCTAACCAGTTGCCAAGTCTCTGGAATTACAATTACCGGTCATTGCTTAACTACATTGAACAATCCAATTATGGTGTAAGAGGCATTGTAACTGATACCGTTACAGGAGAGCCACTCAAAGCTCAGGTCTTTATTTTTGGCCACGATATGGATAGCTCAATGGTTTTTACCAGCTTACCTGTAGGAGATTATCACAGACTTCTCAAAGCCGGAACCTACAATCTTACTTTCTCGGCACCTGGTTATAATCCCAAAACCATAAACAATGTTGTTGTAACTGATAAGAATACTGTACGCCTTGATGTTCAGTTGTGGAACGGAGCGGCATCTGCATCATTCACATCCAGTGATACAATTACCCACGCTGGTGGTACCATCCAGTTTTTTGATAATTCAACCGGAAATCCAACCTCAAGATTATGGACTTTTGAAGGGGGGAATATTGCTACATCTACTCTGCCTGATCCCATTGTTACTTACAATGAACCCGGTGAATATGAGGTTAAACTATTTGTATCAAATGCAATGGGTGGCAACGAACTCGTAAAACAGGATTATATTACTGTTACTCCTGATTATTATATTGGTAATTTAAACCCCACTACCTGTTTTGCCAGATTTTATGATAGTAAGGGTCCTGAATCAGATTATCAGGCAGGCGAAAATTCGGTAACGACCATTACTGCTGCTGATAATACAAGAGTATTGCGTATTAGTTTTACAAGCCTTGATATCGAAAGCTCAGAAGGCTGTGTCAATGATGTACTCAATATTTATGATGGCCCCGATACAAATGCCCCTCTGCTAATGAGTGTTTGTGGTTCCGAAATTCCTGATGATATTCTTTCCAGCGTTGGAGGTGGTTCTGTTACATTTGAGTTTAAATCAAACGGTAGCATCAATGGCGCCGGGTGGAGTGCAATCGTGAAATGTGACAGCGGTGTAGGTATTTCAGAAAAACCGGAATCTACCCTCAGAATATATCCCAACCCTGTAGCCAACGGCGAAGTTAATATTGAATCTGCCGAGCCTGTTGAGTGGATTGAAATTCTTGATTTTGCCGGAAGGGTTGTATACAAAACTTCTGTGAATACATCAAAAACAAGCATTGCCACCGAAAGCCTGAAAACTGGCCTTTATCTGGTTAATGTTAAAACCAGAAATGGTATCTCAAAAAATAAGCTTCAGGTAATTGGTCAATAA
- a CDS encoding 4-hydroxy-tetrahydrodipicolinate synthase, with translation MAVKLTGTGVALVTPFHKQGTIDFGSLENLIEYTIVNKVDYLVVLGTTGEAATLSKDEKRALVSFVKDVVGKRVPIVQGIGGNNTQDVINQLSSNDWEGIDAILSVTPYYNKPTQRGLFLHFKHVASACPVPVILYNVPGRTSVNMLPDTVIELANEFENIMAIKEASGNIAQIMEIIRNRPKGFKVISGDDALTMPLISAGADGVISVVANAFPLSFSKMVNASLKGNLEEARKIHYQLLPFINALFADGSPGGIKAALDVMKLVPNNLRLPVVKVNKATQNQLAGLINELRDKGIEC, from the coding sequence ATGGCAGTAAAATTAACAGGAACAGGTGTTGCATTGGTTACACCATTTCATAAGCAGGGAACTATTGATTTTGGTTCTCTCGAAAACCTGATTGAATACACCATTGTCAATAAGGTAGATTACCTTGTTGTTCTTGGTACCACAGGTGAGGCCGCAACTCTTTCAAAAGATGAGAAGCGGGCTCTTGTAAGTTTTGTGAAAGATGTGGTGGGCAAAAGAGTGCCTATCGTTCAGGGTATTGGTGGTAACAATACCCAGGATGTTATCAACCAGCTTAGCAGCAATGACTGGGAAGGAATTGACGCAATTCTTTCAGTAACACCTTATTATAACAAACCTACGCAAAGAGGGTTGTTTCTTCATTTCAAGCACGTAGCCAGTGCGTGTCCGGTTCCTGTTATACTGTACAATGTGCCTGGCCGCACCAGTGTGAATATGCTGCCTGATACAGTAATTGAACTGGCCAATGAATTTGAAAATATAATGGCCATTAAAGAGGCTTCGGGAAATATAGCCCAAATAATGGAAATTATCAGAAACAGACCCAAAGGATTTAAAGTTATTTCAGGAGATGATGCACTTACCATGCCTCTTATCTCTGCTGGAGCTGACGGAGTGATTTCGGTAGTTGCCAATGCTTTTCCTTTATCGTTTTCAAAAATGGTAAATGCTTCGCTCAAAGGAAACCTTGAAGAAGCCCGCAAAATTCATTACCAATTGCTGCCCTTTATAAATGCTTTGTTTGCTGATGGAAGCCCCGGGGGTATCAAAGCTGCCCTTGATGTTATGAAACTGGTTCCCAATAACCTCAGACTACCTGTTGTGAAAGTAAATAAAGCAACTCAAAACCAATTGGCGGGTTTAATAAATGAACTCAGAGACAAAGGGATAGAATGTTAA
- a CDS encoding NAD(P)H-dependent oxidoreductase, with protein sequence MKKILIIIGHPVKDTFSDLLRTSYLKGATESGAEIRQILLRKLSFDLNFSEGYRGNQQLEPDLQKAQEDILWADHLVIIYPNWWSTFPALLKGFIDRTFLPGFAFRYRKGSLLWDKLLTGKTARLIITMDTPPWYYWLVYRRPGHNAMKRGILEFCGIRPVRITTLGPVKLSSEKKRANWLRKVESLGRKQN encoded by the coding sequence ATGAAAAAAATACTGATCATCATAGGCCATCCTGTAAAAGATACGTTTTCAGATTTACTGAGAACCTCTTATTTAAAAGGTGCAACTGAGTCTGGAGCAGAAATTCGGCAGATTCTTCTGAGAAAACTTAGTTTTGATCTTAACTTTAGTGAAGGATATCGCGGTAATCAGCAACTCGAACCTGATTTGCAAAAAGCACAGGAGGATATACTATGGGCCGATCATCTGGTAATTATTTACCCTAACTGGTGGTCAACATTTCCGGCACTGTTGAAAGGATTTATTGACAGAACTTTTTTGCCGGGTTTTGCTTTCAGATACCGGAAAGGTAGCCTTTTATGGGATAAATTGCTGACTGGCAAAACTGCCAGACTCATCATCACAATGGATACTCCGCCCTGGTATTACTGGCTCGTTTACCGCAGACCCGGACATAATGCCATGAAACGCGGAATTCTTGAATTTTGTGGAATCAGGCCTGTAAGAATTACAACCCTTGGTCCGGTCAAATTGTCTTCAGAAAAGAAAAGAGCAAACTGGTTGCGAAAAGTAGAAAGCCTTGGCAGAAAGCAAAATTAA
- a CDS encoding flavin reductase family protein, whose translation MKNEMISINPLELNENAINLIGKEWMLISAGTPDKLNTMTASWGGLGMLWNRPVVFIFIRPQRYTYEFVEQNDYFTCCFFDKKYNDALHYCGSHSGRDVNKIEETGLRPVKSPSGSIFFEEARISLECRKIAFQDINPDGFLQESIAKNYPGHDYHRMYIGEITFCGIK comes from the coding sequence ATGAAAAATGAGATGATTTCGATTAACCCATTGGAATTAAATGAGAATGCAATAAATCTCATAGGTAAGGAATGGATGCTGATTTCTGCCGGTACACCCGATAAATTAAATACCATGACAGCCAGTTGGGGAGGATTGGGAATGTTGTGGAATAGGCCGGTTGTATTTATTTTTATCAGACCTCAGCGTTACACTTATGAATTTGTAGAGCAAAACGATTATTTTACCTGTTGCTTTTTTGATAAAAAGTACAATGATGCTTTGCATTATTGCGGCTCCCACTCAGGGCGTGATGTCAATAAAATCGAAGAAACCGGTCTTCGTCCGGTAAAATCACCTTCAGGAAGCATATTTTTTGAAGAAGCCCGAATTTCGCTGGAGTGTAGAAAGATCGCCTTTCAAGACATAAATCCTGATGGTTTTTTGCAAGAATCAATTGCCAAGAATTACCCCGGGCATGATTATCATCGCATGTATATTGGCGAAATTACATTTTGTGGCATAAAATGA
- a CDS encoding T9SS type A sorting domain-containing protein, which produces MKIRAITSFFLMAGMLTAVGQDLNIEKGSAVCAFGKQHRASVQMIDNRSPNSPRHKFDVLNYNLDLDIFHCYSSPYPKNFTASNIVRFKVDSVLNSIDLDADNGSLQIQSVGMAGVSFLHENDKLTINLNDTYEAGDTVEVSIHYQHLNVVDNAFYVSNGFVFTDCEPQGARKWFPCYDQPSDKARLTLRAKVPLNVKLGSNGSLADSVIVADSLWYTWTSRDPIATYLMVISSRVNYNLQIVNWQNPGNENEIIPFRFYYNPGENPTAMINMITPLANFYYSLFGDHPFEKDGFATLNPQFQWGGMENQTLTSLCPGCWYSSLIAHEFAHQWFGDMITCATWADLWLNEGFATYVEALWTGEVNGQPAYEEELADNAAYYLATNPGWPISDPDWAINPPSNNVLFNYSITYMKGSCVLYMYRYVVGDSLFFSSLYDYANDTLNFRYQSATIPDFIAKMNESTGQDLDWFFNEWIYQPNHPEYNNTYSFKEMENNQWNVHFQANQTQSDATFFAMPLEIRIQFEDASDSIVKVMNDVNHQVFVMQFNKQPVALTFDPNNRIILKEAQTIVGTPQLSTPQTTLLAPEPNPAKNKVTVHYELQTASDVTLLISDINGKQVYNSGNFHRFAGTQRENINTTAFKSGTYIVTLITNKQKLTEKLVIAR; this is translated from the coding sequence ATGAAAATCAGAGCAATAACTTCATTCTTTCTCATGGCTGGCATGTTAACTGCTGTTGGTCAGGACTTAAACATTGAAAAAGGCAGCGCTGTTTGTGCTTTTGGCAAACAACACAGAGCTTCTGTCCAGATGATTGACAATAGATCTCCCAATTCACCACGTCATAAATTTGACGTTTTGAATTATAATCTTGATCTCGATATTTTTCATTGTTATTCAAGTCCTTATCCGAAAAATTTTACTGCTTCCAATATTGTTCGGTTTAAGGTCGACAGCGTGTTAAATTCCATTGATCTGGATGCAGATAATGGTTCACTGCAAATACAATCTGTTGGAATGGCAGGAGTATCCTTCCTTCATGAAAATGATAAACTTACAATTAACCTGAATGATACCTACGAAGCAGGAGACACTGTAGAGGTTAGCATTCATTACCAACACCTTAACGTAGTTGACAATGCGTTTTATGTAAGTAATGGTTTTGTATTTACTGACTGTGAACCTCAGGGCGCCAGAAAGTGGTTTCCTTGTTATGATCAGCCATCCGACAAAGCCAGGCTTACACTCAGAGCCAAGGTGCCACTTAACGTAAAATTAGGCTCTAACGGCAGTCTTGCCGATTCAGTTATTGTTGCTGACTCCCTTTGGTACACATGGACAAGCCGCGATCCGATTGCAACTTATCTCATGGTCATCAGTTCTCGTGTAAATTATAATCTTCAGATTGTAAACTGGCAAAATCCGGGAAATGAGAATGAAATTATTCCTTTCAGATTTTACTATAATCCAGGCGAAAACCCCACAGCCATGATCAATATGATTACCCCTTTGGCTAATTTTTATTACTCACTTTTTGGTGATCACCCTTTTGAAAAAGATGGATTTGCAACACTCAATCCTCAATTTCAATGGGGAGGCATGGAAAACCAAACGCTCACAAGCCTTTGCCCTGGTTGTTGGTATTCAAGTCTTATTGCACATGAATTTGCGCATCAGTGGTTTGGCGATATGATTACTTGCGCCACTTGGGCTGATTTGTGGCTAAACGAAGGCTTTGCAACCTATGTTGAAGCATTGTGGACAGGTGAAGTTAACGGCCAGCCAGCCTATGAAGAAGAATTGGCCGACAATGCAGCTTATTATCTGGCCACAAACCCTGGATGGCCTATTTCCGACCCTGACTGGGCAATCAACCCTCCTTCGAACAATGTGCTGTTTAATTATTCCATCACCTACATGAAAGGCTCATGCGTTCTTTATATGTATCGTTATGTGGTTGGTGATTCTTTGTTTTTCAGTAGTTTATACGATTATGCCAATGATACGCTGAATTTCAGATATCAATCAGCTACCATTCCGGATTTTATCGCTAAAATGAATGAATCTACAGGGCAGGATCTTGACTGGTTTTTCAATGAGTGGATTTACCAGCCTAACCATCCTGAATATAACAATACGTATAGTTTTAAGGAAATGGAAAATAATCAGTGGAATGTTCATTTTCAGGCCAATCAGACTCAAAGCGATGCAACTTTCTTTGCTATGCCTCTTGAAATCCGCATTCAGTTTGAAGATGCCAGTGATTCGATTGTGAAAGTAATGAATGATGTAAACCACCAGGTTTTTGTCATGCAATTTAACAAACAGCCTGTTGCGCTTACTTTTGACCCTAACAACAGGATCATTCTTAAAGAAGCGCAGACAATTGTAGGTACTCCTCAGCTATCAACCCCTCAAACTACTCTGCTTGCACCTGAACCGAACCCTGCTAAAAATAAGGTTACTGTTCATTATGAGTTACAAACAGCCTCAGATGTAACATTGCTTATAAGTGATATTAACGGGAAGCAGGTGTATAATTCGGGGAACTTTCACCGTTTTGCTGGCACCCAGCGCGAAAATATTAATACTACCGCATTCAAAAGCGGCACTTATATTGTAACTCTTATCACAAATAAGCAAAAGCTAACCGAAAAGCTGGTTATTGCCCGATAG
- the lon gene encoding endopeptidase La, translated as MNNEGIRLTDLIENETEFIPLLTTEDEEQMNAEVVPDTLPILPLRNTVLFPGVVIPITVGRDKSIRLIKDFYKGDRIIGAVAQRDVEIEDPRFSDLNEIGTIAYIIKLLQMPDGTTTAIIQGKKRFRITEMVQEDPYFVAKVKPFETVKPIVKDKKFNALMSSIKDLAIQIINLSPNLPSDSVFAIRNIDSPVFLVNFISSNLNISLEEKQMLLTIDDLIDRANTVLGLLTKELQIIELKNQIQNKVKIDLDKQQRDYLLNQQLKTIQEELGDNPHTQDIADLKSKASKKKWGDNVVEVFERELAKLQRMNPSAMEYSMQLNYLEVLIDLPWNEYTTDNFDLKRARKVLDRDHFGLETVKDRIIEYLAVLKLKGDMKSPILCLFGPPGVGKTSLGKSVAEAVNRNYIRMSLGGLRDEAEIRGHRKTYIGAMPGRILQSIKKAKASNPVFVLDEIDKVIGANVNGDPSAALLEVLDPEQNSTFYDNFVELEYDLSKVMFIATANNLSTIHPALRDRMEIIEINGYLLEEKLEIARRHLVPKQLSEHGVKPGQLEFPKKIIESIIDGYTRESGVRLLEKQIARIIRYQAKSIVSGDDYNVVVTDEDIRKILGPVKFQRESDVLPHETGVVTGLAWTPVGGEILYVETSLSHGKGSLGLTGNLGDVMKESATLAYEYLKSQSHLLGLNAEIFEKWNVHIHIPEGATPKDGPSAGITLFTALASAFTQRRVKSKLAMTGEITLRGKVLPVGGIKEKILAARRSGIKDIILPKDNQKDIEEIKPVYLKGLNFHYVDKMIEVINIALDTKTAPNPLNINY; from the coding sequence ATGAATAATGAAGGAATCAGGTTGACAGACCTGATAGAAAATGAAACCGAATTTATACCCTTGCTCACCACCGAAGATGAGGAGCAAATGAATGCAGAGGTGGTTCCTGATACACTTCCTATACTTCCTTTGCGTAATACAGTATTATTTCCTGGAGTAGTAATTCCGATTACCGTCGGAAGAGATAAATCAATTCGGTTAATTAAAGACTTTTATAAGGGCGACCGCATCATTGGAGCTGTTGCTCAGCGGGATGTAGAAATTGAAGATCCGAGATTCAGCGATTTAAATGAAATTGGTACCATTGCTTATATTATTAAGCTGCTGCAAATGCCTGATGGTACAACCACTGCTATTATACAGGGAAAAAAGAGATTTCGCATTACAGAAATGGTTCAGGAAGACCCGTATTTTGTTGCAAAGGTCAAGCCATTCGAAACCGTCAAACCCATTGTTAAAGACAAGAAGTTTAACGCCCTGATGTCTTCAATTAAAGATTTGGCCATTCAGATTATCAATCTTTCGCCAAACCTTCCGTCAGATTCTGTATTTGCCATCAGAAATATTGACAGTCCGGTTTTTCTTGTGAATTTTATTTCATCAAATCTCAATATTTCGCTTGAAGAAAAGCAGATGTTGCTTACAATTGATGATTTGATTGACAGGGCCAATACTGTGCTTGGGCTTCTTACCAAGGAGTTGCAGATTATTGAACTGAAAAACCAGATTCAGAATAAAGTAAAAATAGACCTGGATAAACAACAGCGTGATTATCTGCTTAATCAACAGTTAAAAACTATTCAGGAAGAACTTGGAGATAATCCTCATACACAGGATATCGCAGATCTTAAATCAAAAGCATCCAAAAAGAAATGGGGTGACAACGTTGTGGAGGTTTTTGAGCGTGAACTCGCCAAGCTTCAGCGGATGAACCCTTCTGCCATGGAATATTCCATGCAGTTGAATTATCTGGAAGTGCTGATAGATTTACCATGGAATGAATATACAACCGACAATTTTGACCTGAAAAGAGCTCGAAAAGTATTGGATCGCGATCATTTTGGATTAGAAACTGTCAAAGACAGAATTATTGAGTATCTGGCTGTGCTAAAGCTTAAAGGCGACATGAAATCACCCATTTTATGTTTGTTTGGCCCTCCGGGAGTTGGTAAAACGTCTCTCGGCAAGTCAGTAGCTGAAGCTGTTAACAGAAATTATATAAGAATGTCGCTTGGCGGGTTGCGCGATGAGGCAGAAATCAGAGGACACCGTAAAACGTATATCGGAGCTATGCCAGGTCGTATCCTGCAAAGCATAAAAAAAGCCAAAGCATCCAATCCTGTTTTTGTTTTAGATGAAATTGACAAGGTTATTGGTGCCAATGTAAACGGTGACCCGTCTGCTGCATTGCTTGAAGTATTGGATCCGGAGCAAAACAGTACTTTTTACGACAATTTTGTCGAACTTGAATATGACTTGTCGAAAGTTATGTTTATTGCTACTGCCAATAACTTGAGTACCATACATCCTGCCTTGCGCGACAGAATGGAGATAATTGAAATTAATGGATATCTGCTTGAAGAAAAGCTTGAAATTGCCCGCAGGCATTTGGTTCCCAAACAGCTCTCAGAGCATGGAGTTAAACCCGGCCAGCTTGAATTTCCCAAAAAGATAATTGAAAGCATTATTGATGGCTATACCCGCGAATCAGGAGTGAGATTACTGGAAAAACAGATAGCGCGGATAATTCGTTACCAGGCAAAATCGATTGTTTCTGGCGATGATTATAACGTAGTTGTAACTGATGAAGACATTCGTAAAATTCTGGGCCCTGTTAAATTTCAAAGAGAATCAGATGTTTTACCACATGAAACTGGCGTTGTTACTGGCTTGGCGTGGACACCGGTAGGAGGGGAGATTTTGTATGTTGAAACCAGCCTCAGTCATGGCAAAGGTTCTTTAGGCCTCACAGGAAACCTTGGTGATGTGATGAAGGAATCAGCTACATTGGCTTATGAATACCTGAAATCTCAAAGTCACTTGCTGGGGCTTAATGCCGAAATATTTGAGAAGTGGAATGTACATATTCATATTCCTGAAGGAGCAACGCCTAAGGATGGTCCGTCAGCTGGAATTACCTTGTTTACTGCTTTGGCATCTGCATTTACCCAGCGCAGGGTGAAGTCAAAACTGGCAATGACCGGAGAAATAACGCTTCGGGGAAAGGTGCTTCCTGTTGGAGGAATCAAGGAAAAAATTCTTGCTGCAAGACGGTCAGGAATAAAAGATATCATTCTGCCTAAAGACAACCAAAAGGATATTGAAGAAATTAAACCTGTTTATCTGAAGGGTTTGAATTTTCATTATGTGGATAAAATGATAGAAGTGATAAACATTGCACTTGACACAAAAACTGCGCCTAATCCATTAAATATTAACTACTAA
- a CDS encoding ABC transporter substrate-binding protein, with amino-acid sequence MKHFRRLFMLLIPVLLVSCFKKGNDHGTMTVFRYNESAGITSLDPAFARNQANIWAVNQLYNSLVQLDSNLNIQPCIARKWTISDDGKSFTFYLRDDVYFHDNQVFKNGKGRKVTARDVVYSLFRLADDKLASPGAWVMGPVLKINGKPAIHAPDDTTVVIVLNKPFPPFLGMLGMQYCSVVPREAVEYYGNEFRSHPVGTGPFYFKMWKEGVKLVMLKNPGYFETEEQSRLPYLDAVSVSFIIDKQSAFLEFVKGNLDFMSGLDASYKDELLTSTGKLNPKYNHQIQLRSQPYLNTEYLGVLFDEKNPVMRNNPLTDIRIRKAINMGFDREKMIRYLRNGIGQPGTHGFIPYGLPGFALDSDFGYQYNPAEARKLLSEAGYPEGAGLPPITLSTNASYLDLCQFIQSQLSQIGIDLRIDVSPPATLRENIAQARVAFFRGSWIADYPDAENYLSLFSTSAKSPAGPNYTQYSSPVFDELYKKASLETDADVRSRLYREMDSLVMQDAPVIVLFYDQVLRFSQRNISGLGSNPLNLLELKRVKKRNNEK; translated from the coding sequence ATGAAACACTTTCGCCGATTATTCATGCTCTTAATTCCAGTATTGCTGGTTTCCTGTTTTAAAAAAGGGAATGACCATGGGACAATGACGGTATTCAGGTATAACGAATCAGCGGGAATTACATCACTTGATCCGGCATTTGCAAGAAATCAGGCCAACATTTGGGCTGTTAATCAACTGTATAACAGTCTTGTTCAGCTCGATAGTAATTTAAACATTCAACCTTGCATTGCCCGAAAGTGGACGATTTCGGACGATGGAAAAAGCTTTACCTTTTATTTAAGAGATGATGTTTATTTTCATGACAATCAAGTTTTTAAAAATGGCAAAGGCCGGAAGGTTACAGCCCGGGATGTGGTATATAGTCTGTTTCGTTTGGCTGATGATAAACTTGCATCGCCCGGGGCATGGGTGATGGGGCCTGTTTTAAAAATAAATGGGAAACCTGCTATTCATGCGCCTGACGATACAACGGTTGTAATTGTACTTAACAAGCCTTTCCCTCCATTTTTGGGAATGTTAGGCATGCAATATTGTTCGGTTGTTCCGCGTGAAGCTGTTGAGTATTATGGAAATGAATTTCGGTCGCATCCCGTCGGAACTGGCCCTTTTTACTTTAAAATGTGGAAGGAAGGTGTTAAACTTGTCATGCTTAAAAATCCAGGTTATTTTGAAACTGAAGAACAAAGCAGATTGCCTTATCTTGACGCTGTTTCGGTTTCATTTATAATTGATAAACAATCAGCGTTTCTTGAGTTTGTAAAAGGAAATTTAGACTTTATGTCGGGGCTTGATGCAAGTTATAAGGATGAGCTGTTGACTTCAACCGGTAAATTGAATCCAAAGTATAATCATCAAATCCAGCTGAGAAGTCAGCCTTATCTTAATACAGAGTATCTGGGAGTGTTATTTGATGAAAAGAATCCGGTAATGAGGAATAATCCACTGACAGACATACGGATAAGAAAGGCCATAAATATGGGTTTTGACCGGGAGAAAATGATTCGTTATCTTCGGAATGGTATAGGGCAGCCCGGAACACATGGTTTTATTCCTTATGGTTTGCCTGGCTTTGCGCTTGATTCAGATTTTGGTTATCAATATAATCCGGCTGAAGCCCGTAAATTATTATCCGAAGCAGGTTATCCCGAGGGAGCAGGATTGCCGCCAATTACCCTTTCAACCAATGCTTCATATCTTGATTTATGCCAGTTTATTCAGAGTCAGTTAAGTCAGATTGGAATTGATTTGCGCATTGATGTCAGTCCGCCGGCTACTTTGCGTGAAAATATTGCTCAAGCGAGGGTTGCATTTTTCAGGGGGTCGTGGATTGCTGATTATCCTGACGCTGAGAATTATTTGTCGTTGTTCAGTACTTCGGCCAAAAGCCCCGCAGGCCCTAATTATACACAATATTCCAGCCCGGTTTTTGACGAACTTTATAAAAAAGCCTCATTAGAAACTGATGCTGATGTGCGTTCAAGGCTATACAGGGAAATGGATAGTCTGGTTATGCAGGATGCGCCGGTAATTGTGTTGTTTTACGATCAGGTTCTTCGTTTTTCGCAAAGAAATATATCAGGACTGGGAAGTAATCCGTTAAACTTGCTGGAACTTAAACGAGTAAAAAAAAGAAATAATGAAAAATGA